The Parashewanella tropica genome window below encodes:
- a CDS encoding FAD-dependent oxidoreductase, whose product MIGVSMRCYSWCVVGAGPAGIAVVGNLIDAGIPASDIVWVDPKFAVGDIGDKWFRVQGNSKVKGFMAFFNACKSYRFDKAPLFKIHSINPERSCRLCHLLPPLEWITEQLISQVSVLRTTVRHLSRENSRWKISCGENEIQACKVVLATGAEPKTLPLSIPTIPLADVLNDKLIRNQELHDDTIAVFGSSHSAMVALENLMKTRVKKVINFYRNPTKYAVYMDDYVLFDNTGLKEHAALWAKTNIDGKLPKRVERVHCDDSAWDEKVKQCTKAVYCIGFAPRTDIKIIDIPYPVNYNPYNGIIAQGLFGTGVGFPNLVTDPFGYQEWNVGVGKFMNYIQQVLPIWLKY is encoded by the coding sequence GTGATTGGAGTAAGTATGCGTTGCTACTCATGGTGTGTTGTTGGTGCTGGACCTGCGGGTATTGCAGTGGTAGGTAACTTAATTGATGCAGGTATCCCCGCTTCTGACATTGTATGGGTAGATCCAAAGTTTGCAGTGGGTGATATCGGAGATAAGTGGTTTCGTGTTCAAGGTAATTCAAAGGTAAAAGGCTTTATGGCCTTTTTTAATGCCTGTAAGAGCTATCGATTTGATAAAGCCCCACTGTTCAAAATCCATAGTATTAACCCTGAACGAAGTTGTCGTTTATGTCATCTATTACCACCTTTAGAGTGGATTACTGAGCAGCTTATTTCCCAAGTGAGTGTTTTAAGAACAACAGTCAGGCACCTTTCTCGTGAGAATAGTCGATGGAAAATAAGTTGTGGAGAAAATGAGATTCAGGCCTGTAAGGTAGTATTAGCAACTGGAGCTGAACCCAAAACCTTACCATTATCGATTCCGACCATTCCCCTTGCTGATGTACTGAACGATAAGTTGATCCGCAACCAAGAGTTACATGATGACACCATTGCTGTATTTGGTTCTTCCCATTCAGCTATGGTCGCGTTAGAAAACTTGATGAAAACTCGGGTGAAAAAAGTGATCAACTTTTATCGAAATCCAACTAAGTACGCTGTGTACATGGATGATTATGTATTGTTCGATAACACAGGATTAAAAGAACATGCCGCATTATGGGCGAAAACGAACATAGATGGAAAACTTCCAAAGCGTGTAGAGAGAGTGCATTGCGATGATAGCGCTTGGGATGAAAAAGTGAAGCAATGCACTAAAGCCGTATATTGTATTGGGTTTGCACCACGGACGGATATTAAAATTATCGATATCCCATATCCTGTTAATTATAACCCTTATAACGGTATTATTGCTCAAGGGTTATTCGGGACGGGCGTAGGATTTCCTAACCTTGTTACTGATCCTTTTGGTTATCAAGAATGGAATGTTGGGGTAGGTAAATTCATGAATTATATCCAGCAAGTATTGCCTATTTGGTTAAAGTACTAA
- a CDS encoding VirK/YbjX family protein — MALLYFEDDLSNRITHLSKANYYQRKPLKRLRLLAWCYLYRGTINAYLNHLEQLNLLWLIDSHPLYIEKPLKPYGCLTWSKQQRLTYLEDHFSFVHNKLGNKLHQVYSEQGLVLFDVQDRKEQNYSVKLYQGEEREGSMGLILTNTLNQTIYSLSFTIYGNDKPCLHIGNVQGANDSVENRSKVIVELTRTCFGLRPKALILEVLLMLARHWGVEQVTGVSNKGHIYQAMRYTGSKKQSCRFNYDQFWQEYEGTLLNKHLYQIPTSPKRKCLDDLSTSKRSMYKKRYQWLEQMEIELSTLTK, encoded by the coding sequence ATGGCGTTGCTTTATTTTGAAGATGATCTCTCAAATAGAATCACTCATCTATCAAAAGCAAATTACTACCAAAGAAAGCCTTTAAAGCGCTTACGCCTTTTAGCATGGTGTTACCTCTACCGTGGCACAATTAACGCCTACCTTAATCATTTAGAGCAACTTAACCTACTTTGGTTAATTGATTCCCACCCTTTGTATATAGAAAAACCCTTAAAACCATACGGCTGCTTAACTTGGTCTAAACAGCAACGTCTGACATATTTAGAGGATCATTTTAGTTTTGTTCACAACAAGCTGGGTAATAAGCTTCATCAAGTATATTCCGAGCAAGGATTAGTATTATTTGATGTTCAAGACCGAAAAGAACAAAACTACTCCGTTAAACTTTATCAAGGAGAAGAACGAGAAGGCAGTATGGGGCTAATATTAACCAATACTCTAAATCAGACCATCTATTCATTGTCTTTTACCATCTATGGAAATGATAAGCCTTGTTTGCACATTGGAAATGTACAAGGAGCCAATGATAGTGTTGAAAATCGCTCAAAAGTGATTGTTGAGCTTACTCGAACCTGTTTTGGACTTAGACCGAAAGCACTCATTTTAGAAGTGTTACTTATGCTTGCAAGACATTGGGGAGTAGAGCAAGTTACAGGCGTATCAAATAAAGGACATATCTACCAAGCAATGCGCTATACGGGGTCAAAAAAACAGAGTTGTCGTTTTAACTATGATCAGTTTTGGCAAGAATACGAAGGCACTTTACTCAATAAGCACTTATATCAAATTCCCACCAGCCCCAAAAGAAAATGCCTAGATGATCTTTCAACCAGTAAACGCAGCATGTATAAAAAGCGCTATCAGTGGTTAGAGCAAATGGAAATTGAGCTTAGTACTTTAACCAAATAG
- a CDS encoding beta-propeller fold lactonase family protein — translation MVFSKKCVFNGIKALTVSIPLVFLAACGSSNHHSNNNNKPDLMGFMYTTTNGVGDNMVLRLSRYADGSVGNEVATVTTGLGGANPLVGGDAHGDFDSQGAIQIIGNYLLTVNAGSNDITVFKLDRATGDITQMANVDSGGTRPVSITYTKKANSDDQYWVVVGNQWNNPNIQKGGTGEPAIERYPSDAFFKDGNSNKDLSADDPMSDPQRNITLFSFDSSNGALTQAGGAPLATYPRQNGGPTDVVFSADGSKLAVSTWGVAHFATKAPELPAGEQRASRVYVYDFNTTTGAIPDAQKTKPRFFEKDGIAGTIGINWAPNSNTVIHASNFNLSTTLPDYGLTELTVGDTTVTKTQNFKTGPLGQDEACWTVLSPDNKKLYVSSFGANSITPFTLKTDGTVDKKQAFALRSTVAPNMAPPGDTKDMYVTPDNKYLYVIGAFQSFTMNRFDVTPEGLKYVNQYTFEQTEKSQKNTGVHNFLGLVGFDIKK, via the coding sequence ATGGTATTTTCAAAAAAATGTGTTTTTAATGGAATAAAAGCATTAACCGTTTCCATTCCGTTGGTCTTCTTAGCGGCTTGTGGTTCCAGTAACCATCACAGCAACAATAACAACAAACCAGATTTAATGGGCTTTATGTACACCACCACCAATGGCGTGGGTGACAATATGGTATTGCGCCTATCTCGCTATGCTGATGGCTCAGTTGGTAATGAAGTCGCCACAGTTACGACAGGGCTAGGTGGTGCAAACCCTCTTGTTGGTGGAGATGCTCACGGAGACTTCGATTCTCAAGGAGCCATCCAAATCATTGGTAATTACCTGCTTACCGTAAATGCGGGAAGTAATGATATTACAGTGTTCAAGCTTGATAGAGCGACAGGTGATATCACTCAAATGGCCAATGTTGACTCAGGTGGTACTCGTCCTGTCAGTATTACCTATACCAAAAAAGCGAATAGCGATGACCAATATTGGGTGGTTGTGGGAAATCAATGGAATAATCCTAATATTCAAAAAGGCGGAACCGGTGAACCTGCCATTGAACGCTATCCTAGTGATGCATTCTTCAAAGACGGAAACAGTAACAAGGATTTATCGGCCGACGACCCAATGTCAGATCCTCAACGCAACATCACTTTGTTTAGCTTTGACTCCAGTAATGGCGCTTTAACTCAAGCAGGAGGAGCTCCACTCGCCACCTATCCAAGACAAAACGGTGGCCCAACTGATGTGGTATTTTCTGCGGATGGAAGTAAACTTGCCGTCTCCACATGGGGGGTGGCGCATTTTGCAACGAAAGCTCCAGAGCTACCAGCGGGTGAGCAAAGAGCAAGCCGAGTTTATGTGTATGACTTCAATACAACAACGGGTGCAATTCCGGATGCCCAGAAAACAAAACCTAGATTCTTTGAGAAAGACGGAATCGCAGGAACAATTGGCATTAACTGGGCACCAAACAGTAATACGGTTATTCATGCCAGTAACTTCAATTTATCAACAACCCTACCTGACTATGGGCTAACAGAACTTACTGTTGGGGACACGACAGTAACCAAAACCCAAAACTTTAAAACAGGACCTTTGGGCCAAGATGAAGCTTGCTGGACAGTATTAAGCCCTGATAACAAGAAACTCTATGTTTCAAGTTTTGGCGCGAACTCAATCACTCCGTTTACCTTGAAAACTGACGGTACAGTAGATAAAAAACAAGCCTTTGCCCTTCGCTCTACTGTCGCACCAAATATGGCTCCTCCGGGGGATACCAAGGATATGTATGTCACCCCTGATAATAAATATCTATACGTTATTGGTGCATTCCAGTCATTCACTATGAATCGATTTGATGTTACTCCTGAAGGTTTAAAATATGTGAATCAATATACGTTTGAGCAAACCGAGAAAAGCCAGAAAAATACTGGTGTTCACAACTTCTTGGGCTTAGTTGGGTTTGATATTAAGAAATAA